The sequence GATTTGTGATCTATAATAGAACAGAGTCCGATCAACGAAGCAAAAGATTTCTCCAACACAATGTTTTCCCCTTCCGTCACATCAATCTCACCGGAACCAAAACTCTCAGCCTCCGAATTCAAAATGTCCAAGATCTTAACCGGAAGAACAGAACGAGCGGTGGAGGAAGAAGGAGGACCAGAAGTCGACAAAATAAGCTTGTTTAAGATAACAGCCAAAGAAGCTCTGGTTTCTTCGTTCGTCAACCCTTCAGGGATACCTAAGGAGCTTCGTTTGATCGATGGAGCGTTTCTAGTGGAGAATCTCTCGATCGCAGAAGAATCAATTCGAACATTAGCGACGCCGGAAGCAATCTTGTAAACGGAGGGGGAAGTGAAAGACGATCCTTTCCCTCCGAGAGTGATGGACGATCTCTCCGCCGCCATTATTACACACTTACAGAGAGCTGAAGCCGGAGagtgatttagggttttctttctttagacGTGTGACTGCGTGAGTGAGTAAAAGACGACGACACAAGAATTAGAGAACGGAAAATTGCAGAAATACCCCTAACATTATctagttttttgaattttaagccTTGATCTACAAAAATTGCTAGACAACCCTCCAGCTCGTAAATTTGCAAATATTGGATAGTTCGAGGATCGTTTTGAAATTTAAGAaagtattttcttatttaactCCCAAACTCAAACATATGTAAACTCAAACAGGCAGCTAAAACAACAACACTTATTAAACGGATAATTCAATCTGGGAAACAAGGATACCATCAGTATCTGCATAAAGCCATTCGCCATCGCAAATCCGAGTGCCTGCTATGTTCAAAGGGACTCTTTGTTCACCAAGTCCTTTCTTACTCGCCTTTATTGGATGGGAAGCTAAAGCTCTCACTCCAATGTCGCAACCATTGATCTCATCAACGTCTCTGATGCAACCGTTCACTATGATCCCTGCCCATCCGTTGTTCTGCGCTTGTACTACCGGGTTTCCTCCAAGTATCGCGCAACGTAAACTCCCTCCACCATCCACCACAAGAACTCTTCCATTGCCtgtttttttaacatttgtGAGCTTTAGATGTGAAAAATACAGAGAGCAGATTGGTTTATTGTAAAAAAGACTCGGGTGTTTTGAAAGATCTATCTCATCTCTAGTCACTAAATTGATTTAGGCTACTCAACAAGTTGGTAAGCCAAAATGTAAAATCTTTTGATGTTTCTAACATCTTGCATCCTCATCATCaccattattatcatcatctatAACGggttcttgaatcttgatgtaAAAATAGTATAGAAACACATTGGTTTATTCTAAAACTATCCATTTGCAAAGTGACTGAAGAAGTATTACCACTGAAGCTAGTTGACAAGTAAGTAACAGACCAATATGTGTCTATATTTCTACATCAAAATTCTATGTGTCTCTTTATACTTAGAGACTTcttcaaacatatatagtttcaaGCAAAGAACCATTGAAGGAACAGACCAGAATTGAATCTAAGCCATGTCAATGATCCTCTGGAAGTTCATATCTCTATTCTCTATGAGTAAAGTTTGCAGTATTTATGAAATCTTTCTTTTGGCAAGAAATATTAAAGTACCTTTCTCTTCGAGGAAGTGACGGATTAAGCCATTGTCTTCAAATACTTTGACAGTAACTACTGGACCTGAGAATATTTGACGACGACCGTAAATCTGGAAAACGGGTTGCAGAGCTCGGAGCTGGCCACTACGAAGCATCTCTTGATTCGCATCACATACTTCCGCAGTGGTCACAAAcgccattcttttttttgttctcaccTGGATTAAGGATTATGATCAAAACAA comes from Camelina sativa cultivar DH55 chromosome 19, Cs, whole genome shotgun sequence and encodes:
- the LOC104763893 gene encoding putative 4-hydroxy-4-methyl-2-oxoglutarate aldolase 1, which gives rise to MAFVTTAEVCDANQEMLRSGQLRALQPVFQIYGRRQIFSGPVVTVKVFEDNGLIRHFLEEKGNGRVLVVDGGGSLRCAILGGNPVVQAQNNGWAGIIVNGCIRDVDEINGCDIGVRALASHPIKASKKGLGEQRVPLNIAGTRICDGEWLYADTDGILVSQIELSV